The sequence CCTGCCCGCGCATCGTGGCGAGGAAGTCACCGCCGAGGTGATCGATGGCCCGCAATCCGTGGTTTGGGATGAAGCCGAAAACCGCATGCATGTACAAAAAGCACTGATGGAGTACCTGCTGATCGGACGCATTGGGTAACTTTATGGGGGGGGGCAACCCAGCGTTGCTGGGCTGGACAGCGTGCTGTCAGTCCGGCGCCGCATCCTTGGTCGGCAGGAGACAACCAGACCTATGAAACTCGCGCTGATCACCGACTTGCACGCCAACCGCGAGGCCGTGCAGGCGGTTCTTGACCATGCTCAAAACCATGGCGCCCAACGTTACGCTTTTTTGGGCGATTACGTCGGCTACGGCGCCGACCCCGGTTGGGTGATTGACACCGTCCGCAGCTACGTGGCCGATGGTGCCATTGCGGTCGGTGGCAACCACGACGCCGGCGTTGCTCAAGCCCCCTCCCCTGGCATGCGCCCCGAAGCACGCCAGGCGCTGGAGTGGACACGGGCGCAACTGTCCGCCGAGCAGTTGGACTTTCTCACCCACTTGCCGTTGTCACGCACCGAAAACACCATGTTGTTCGTGCATGCCAATGCTTTTGCCCCGGCGGAGTGGGAGTACATCCAGGGCCGCATTGAGGCGGTGCGCAGCTTGCACGCCACCACATGCCATTACACCTTTTGCGGCCACATGCACGAGCCCAAACTGTTCCACCTTTCGGGCACGGGCAAAGCGGGCGATTTCGTGCCGACGCCGGGTGTGGCCATACCCATCCCGCCGCATCGCCAGTGGTTGGTGGTGCCTGGTTCGGCTGGCCAACCGCGCGACGGCAACCCCGCTGCGTGTTACGCCATGTTCGATTTACTTGAACAGGCGCTGACCTTCCACCGAGTCCCTTACGACCACGAATTGGCAGCCGCCAAAATTCGCTCCGCCGGTTTGCCGGCCCGCTTGGCGGATCGGCTGGCGCATGGACAGTAGCGGAACCTTCGACAGTGGATCATCCCGGTTCGCCGACAGTGCAGCCGGTGTGCGCCAACTGGAAGTTGGCGAGGTGATCGACCAATTTCGCTTGGAGGAGCGTCTGCATCAGGGCGGCATGGCCAGCCTGTGGCGCGTGGTGCGGGTCGATGTGCAAGGGCAAGCCGTGGCACGGCCTGACGCCATGCCACTGATCATGAAAGTGCCTCGCATCAAAGGCGGGGAGGATCCGGCCACCATCGTCGGCTTCGAAGTCGAACGCATGATCATGCCGATGCTGTCGGGGCCGCATGTGCCACGCTACGTGGCCAAAGGGGATTTCACCCGCCAGCCCTACATCGTCATGGAGCACATCCCCGGCGCCACACTCCGGCCCCGGCTGGACGATGTGCCTCTCCCCGTCGATGAGGTGGTGTCGATTGGTGCTCGGGTGGCCACAGCCCTGAACGACTTGCACCGCCAGCACGTGGTGCATCTGGACATCAAACCCAGCAACATCCTGTTCCGTGCCGATGGTACGGCGGTGTTGGTGGACTACGGTCTATCGCGCCACGACCACCTGCCCGACTTGCTGGACGAGGAGTTCACCCTGCCCATGGGCACGGGACCTTACATGTCCCCCGAACAAGTGCAGTTTGTGCGCAACGATCCGCGCAGCGATTTGTTCGCCTTGGGCGTGATGCTCTACCACCTGACCACCGGCGAGCGGCCCTTCGGCGCTCCCAGCTCGGTGCATGGCTTGCGCAAACGGCTCTACCTTGATCCGGTGCCGCCGCGTGCCATTCGTGCGGATTGCCCACCCTGGTTGCAGGAAATCATCCTCAAGTGTTTGGAAGTCAAAGCCGAGCAACGCTATCAAAGTGCCGCGCAATTGGTGTTTGATTTGCGCAACCCGGATCAAGTGGCACTAACGCGTCGCGCTGAACGCATGGCCCGCAGCAGTTTGCTGTCTCGCACCAAGCGCTGGTTTTTTGCATTGGGGTCGGAGCCCGATGCACGACCGGGAGTGAGCACAGCCGAGCTGGTTCACAAAAGCCCGATCATCATGGCAGCGGTGGATGTTGAAGGCGCTTCGGAGCGGCTGCTCAACCAGTTGCGTGAAACTGTGCGCCGCTTGGTGCTCACCGAGCCGGGTGCCCGCCTGGCGTGCGTCAGTGTGATGCGCACCGCACGCATCGGCATGGATGAGCTGGTCGACAAGTCTGGGCAAAGCGTTCATGTGAAGCAGCTGGTGCTGCTCAAACACTGGGCTCGACCGATCAGCAAAGCACTGAGCCTGGATGATGGCCGCCTGACATTCCACGTCTTGGAAGCCCCTGATCCTGCCGCCGCATTGGTGGAATTTGCCCGACGCACCCATGTGGATCATTTGGTCATGGGCGCACGCGGTAACTCGGCGCTGCGCCGGTACTTGGGCAGCGTGTCATCCCAAGTTGTTGCGGAATCAGATTGCACCGTGACAGTGGTGCGTGCCAGTGAATCTGCGGGTACAGAGCCAGGCTGACCGTTCGTCTCTCTGTGCGTGAGACATGAAAAAGCCCCGCCGAGGCGGGGCTTCGAAACTCAAGCCGAGTCAGCGCGAATCAATCGCGACGGCGGCGCTTGACCACACCGATGGCAGCCAAGCCGGCCAGCAGCAGGGCGTACGACTCAGGTTCCGGCACCGAAGACACGCTGGTCTGGCTGTAGTTGTACTGAATCGACACGTTGGCGCCAGCCACTTGATGGAATTCGACCACAGCGGCACCCGTGCCACTGTACGACGAACCACCCGTGGTCACGACGGCAAACGACACATCACCAGAGCCGATGAAGGCCGACAGGTCGGCGGGCGACGTCAGGGTGATGCTGTTCGCATAGGAACCGGTGGCGTTCGTGAACGAGGCACCGGAAGTACCAGCGTAGTCGTAGCGACCATCAAACGCGCCAGCGTTGAAGGAGTGCGATGCCACGGCACTGCCCGTGAAATTCCACACCGAGCTGGACAGGCTGAAGGTCGCGGAACCCGCAAGCTCCATCAAACCACCGCCCGCCGACAGGTTTTCAACCGACAGCGTACCGGTGTTGTAACCCGAGAACGTGATGGTGACGCTGTCCAGCGTGCCGAGAGAGCTGTCGAACT is a genomic window of Vitreoscilla filiformis containing:
- a CDS encoding bifunctional serine/threonine-protein kinase/universal stress protein — protein: MDSSGTFDSGSSRFADSAAGVRQLEVGEVIDQFRLEERLHQGGMASLWRVVRVDVQGQAVARPDAMPLIMKVPRIKGGEDPATIVGFEVERMIMPMLSGPHVPRYVAKGDFTRQPYIVMEHIPGATLRPRLDDVPLPVDEVVSIGARVATALNDLHRQHVVHLDIKPSNILFRADGTAVLVDYGLSRHDHLPDLLDEEFTLPMGTGPYMSPEQVQFVRNDPRSDLFALGVMLYHLTTGERPFGAPSSVHGLRKRLYLDPVPPRAIRADCPPWLQEIILKCLEVKAEQRYQSAAQLVFDLRNPDQVALTRRAERMARSSLLSRTKRWFFALGSEPDARPGVSTAELVHKSPIIMAAVDVEGASERLLNQLRETVRRLVLTEPGARLACVSVMRTARIGMDELVDKSGQSVHVKQLVLLKHWARPISKALSLDDGRLTFHVLEAPDPAAALVEFARRTHVDHLVMGARGNSALRRYLGSVSSQVVAESDCTVTVVRASESAGTEPG
- a CDS encoding metallophosphoesterase family protein; protein product: MKLALITDLHANREAVQAVLDHAQNHGAQRYAFLGDYVGYGADPGWVIDTVRSYVADGAIAVGGNHDAGVAQAPSPGMRPEARQALEWTRAQLSAEQLDFLTHLPLSRTENTMLFVHANAFAPAEWEYIQGRIEAVRSLHATTCHYTFCGHMHEPKLFHLSGTGKAGDFVPTPGVAIPIPPHRQWLVVPGSAGQPRDGNPAACYAMFDLLEQALTFHRVPYDHELAAAKIRSAGLPARLADRLAHGQ
- a CDS encoding choice-of-anchor E domain-containing protein, with product MTYTDSGATQVPNWTDNLLVSQFDSSLGTLDSVTITFSGYNTGTLSVENLSAGGGLMELAGSATFSLSSSVWNFTGSAVASHSFNAGAFDGRYDYAGTSGASFTNATGSYANSITLTSPADLSAFIGSGDVSFAVVTTGGSSYSGTGAAVVEFHQVAGANVSIQYNYSQTSVSSVPEPESYALLLAGLAAIGVVKRRRRD